In the uncultured Methanobacterium sp. genome, one interval contains:
- a CDS encoding DUF128 domain-containing protein, which translates to MPQETDRKMMEILRILADRSEVLGAKTIAEELRKKGYDLGERAVRYHMRILDEKGFTERIGYAGRRITPEGIKELEKGLIYDQVDFIFAKFEDMMYQTTLNPTTGLGKVVVNSSTFQYDEKVMEIIKNSFNQGLAVSPHVKITEPSSEDDGNMMVMETICGTTIDGMILKAGIPVVPKFGGLVEVIDHVPKTFTELIAYKKTSMTPLEAFTDKEMTSVLKLAESGSGNIPANFRLIPATARDEAIKLFKNLQKIGVSGLLKIGKPGESILGIPVDKDMVGIAVIGGISPLCAAKEAGYDVDIKMAENTVEFSEMERVATPKNVIKKAGAEQGEKVKFLLSKAWNLIHQVDFDPESLKGQVIVNVSYLKDEDLEEGLKIFDKIMASRPEYCTSKYFQIIPGPDGKKGLATVCSLTIDGILTKNGIASTPQYGGILETEGKSPRFIELTAYNGSSLDPHEIYLSKGLTSVNKSLKKGGRILASLREIPYVARPETLDVLDETEEAGFSILKVGKPSELVYNAKVDRYHVGIVAPGGLNPIAAIKEAGISIEAKAVEMLMDISKMEEF; encoded by the coding sequence TGGTGAAAGAGCAGTGCGATATCATATGCGCATCTTAGATGAAAAGGGTTTCACTGAGAGAATAGGATATGCGGGAAGACGAATAACACCCGAAGGTATTAAAGAACTCGAAAAAGGCCTTATCTACGATCAGGTTGATTTTATTTTCGCTAAATTTGAAGATATGATGTACCAGACCACCTTGAATCCTACAACCGGGTTGGGTAAGGTGGTGGTAAACTCCTCAACATTCCAGTACGATGAAAAAGTAATGGAAATCATCAAAAACAGCTTCAATCAAGGGCTGGCAGTAAGTCCTCACGTTAAGATAACCGAACCCTCCTCAGAAGATGATGGAAACATGATGGTGATGGAAACCATCTGCGGAACCACCATCGATGGTATGATACTTAAAGCAGGTATTCCCGTGGTCCCCAAGTTTGGAGGACTGGTGGAGGTAATAGATCACGTTCCCAAAACATTTACCGAACTTATCGCTTATAAAAAGACTTCCATGACCCCACTGGAAGCCTTCACTGACAAGGAAATGACTTCTGTTTTAAAATTAGCAGAGTCAGGTAGTGGAAATATTCCTGCCAATTTTAGACTGATACCAGCCACCGCCCGTGATGAAGCCATTAAACTTTTCAAAAACCTCCAGAAAATAGGAGTATCCGGGCTTTTGAAGATTGGTAAACCCGGTGAATCAATTTTGGGCATTCCCGTGGATAAAGACATGGTGGGTATTGCAGTAATTGGTGGTATTTCACCTTTATGCGCTGCTAAAGAAGCAGGGTATGATGTTGATATCAAAATGGCTGAAAACACCGTTGAATTCTCAGAAATGGAACGGGTAGCCACCCCCAAAAATGTGATCAAAAAAGCAGGTGCTGAACAGGGTGAAAAGGTTAAATTCCTTCTTTCCAAGGCATGGAACCTTATACATCAGGTGGATTTTGACCCGGAAAGCCTTAAAGGACAGGTAATTGTGAACGTTTCCTACCTGAAGGATGAAGACCTGGAAGAAGGGCTCAAAATATTTGATAAAATCATGGCATCCCGTCCAGAGTACTGTACCAGTAAATACTTCCAGATCATTCCTGGACCCGATGGGAAGAAAGGTCTGGCCACAGTTTGCAGTCTCACCATCGATGGTATACTGACCAAGAATGGTATTGCCTCCACACCACAGTACGGTGGTATCCTAGAAACTGAAGGAAAATCCCCACGCTTCATTGAACTAACAGCCTACAATGGATCATCCCTTGATCCCCACGAAATATACCTATCAAAGGGATTAACCTCAGTTAATAAGTCTCTGAAAAAGGGTGGGAGAATTTTAGCCAGTTTAAGGGAAATTCCCTATGTTGCTCGGCCAGAAACCCTGGACGTGCTGGATGAAACAGAAGAAGCTGGTTTTTCCATCCTGAAAGTAGGTAAACCAAGTGAACTGGTCTACAACGCCAAGGTAGATCGTTACCATGTGGGAATAGTTGCACCCGGTGGTTTGAATCCCATAGCTGCCATAAAAGAAGCAGGGATATCTATAGAAGCCAAGGCAGTGGAAATGTTAATGGATATAAGCAAGATGGAAGAGTTTTAA
- the tsaA gene encoding tRNA (N6-threonylcarbamoyladenosine(37)-N6)-methyltransferase TrmO translates to MNQVQYNPIGIIHSPFKELHGMPIQPVGARGVKGTIELEKEYETGLKDLDGFSHILLIYHFHLCNGHSLEVKPFLDTVKRGIFATRAPKRPNPIGISVVRLEKIEGSTLHISNVDVVDGTPLLDIKPYIPHFDRDEGEYISIGWFEDKHHEAKDKKSDKRFVE, encoded by the coding sequence ATGAATCAAGTACAGTACAATCCAATTGGAATTATACATTCTCCCTTTAAAGAACTTCATGGAATGCCAATACAACCTGTTGGTGCCAGAGGAGTTAAAGGAACAATAGAACTTGAAAAAGAGTATGAAACTGGTTTAAAAGATCTGGATGGATTTTCACACATCCTGCTTATCTACCACTTTCATCTATGCAATGGTCATTCTCTGGAGGTAAAACCGTTCCTGGATACAGTAAAAAGGGGAATATTTGCTACAAGAGCTCCTAAAAGGCCAAACCCCATTGGAATTTCAGTGGTCCGTTTGGAAAAGATTGAAGGGTCTACTTTACACATCAGTAATGTGGATGTGGTTGATGGAACTCCCCTTCTGGATATAAAGCCATATATTCCTCATTTTGACAGGGATGAAGGAGAATATATATCTATAGGATGGTTCGAGGATAAACACCACGAAGCTAAGGATAAAAAGTCTGATAAACGATTTGTAGAATAG
- a CDS encoding TOBE domain-containing protein — MKISARNTIKGKVEGVEVGAVMASVKIKIEAPDVITAIITKESVKDLDIKDGDEVVAIVKSTEVMVGKK, encoded by the coding sequence ATGAAAATAAGTGCCAGGAACACTATTAAAGGCAAAGTAGAGGGTGTGGAAGTAGGAGCAGTAATGGCTAGCGTCAAAATAAAAATAGAAGCTCCAGATGTTATCACAGCAATAATCACCAAAGAATCCGTCAAAGATCTGGATATTAAAGACGGGGACGAAGTTGTTGCTATTGTTAAATCCACTGAAGTAATGGTTGGCAAAAAATAA
- a CDS encoding 4Fe-4S binding protein codes for MPVVIDDDKCGKIENCPGEGLCIKLCEQGALVEENGELVLYPDKCDDCDLCITNCPNQAISKA; via the coding sequence ATGCCAGTAGTTATAGACGACGATAAATGTGGAAAGATCGAAAACTGCCCAGGAGAAGGCCTGTGCATCAAACTATGTGAACAGGGAGCCCTAGTGGAAGAAAATGGGGAACTAGTTCTGTACCCGGATAAATGTGATGACTGTGACTTGTGTATCACCAACTGCCCTAACCAGGCCATATCCAAAGCTTAA
- the fwdF gene encoding tungsten-dependent formylmethanofuran dehydrogenase subunit FwdF, producing MSAVERNGNDKRSLDYISDKCVGCGICTSICPTESLRLGPVLPIARGLVDMDYVNVNKNSCVLCGLCASACPFEAFEFKINDENIKDLEAYPQWNHSAYIDNEECLYCKACETACPQDAITIKRELPKRSNLVVGEIDINKDECIYCGICEEMCPPQAINMTVKEQMERDIEVDEDKCVYCLVCKRACPVDAIKAACTSCSYGEYEIDPEDAKIKGRAILQEDKCVNCGWCQEICPVDAAKVIKPFEGEISVNIEECKGESCHACVDVCPCNAASIVDDKSSIEEKFCILCGACSNVCPQKCITIKRDKMNLENIRSKSWQNKLSGLMEGK from the coding sequence ATGAGCGCGGTAGAAAGAAATGGGAACGACAAACGTTCTCTGGATTACATCAGTGACAAATGTGTGGGATGCGGTATATGCACCAGCATCTGCCCCACAGAATCCTTAAGGCTGGGCCCAGTGCTGCCCATAGCCAGAGGACTGGTGGACATGGATTACGTGAATGTTAACAAGAACAGCTGTGTTTTATGCGGTTTATGCGCATCAGCCTGTCCTTTCGAAGCATTCGAGTTCAAGATCAACGATGAAAACATCAAAGATCTGGAGGCCTATCCTCAATGGAACCACTCGGCCTACATTGACAATGAAGAGTGTTTATATTGTAAGGCATGTGAAACTGCTTGCCCTCAGGATGCCATAACCATAAAACGTGAACTGCCTAAACGTTCCAACCTGGTCGTAGGTGAAATCGATATAAACAAGGATGAGTGTATTTACTGTGGTATATGTGAAGAGATGTGCCCACCACAGGCCATAAACATGACTGTCAAGGAACAAATGGAACGTGACATCGAAGTGGATGAAGATAAATGTGTTTACTGTCTGGTGTGTAAGCGTGCCTGCCCAGTTGATGCTATAAAAGCAGCATGTACTTCCTGTTCATATGGAGAGTATGAAATAGACCCAGAAGATGCTAAAATCAAAGGAAGGGCCATCCTGCAGGAAGATAAATGTGTTAACTGCGGTTGGTGCCAGGAAATCTGCCCGGTTGATGCTGCTAAAGTCATCAAACCATTTGAAGGCGAAATTTCCGTTAACATAGAAGAATGTAAAGGTGAATCCTGCCATGCCTGTGTGGACGTCTGCCCCTGTAATGCAGCAAGTATTGTGGATGATAAATCCTCCATTGAAGAGAAATTCTGTATTCTCTGTGGTGCCTGCAGTAATGTGTGCCCACAAAAATGTATCACCATAAAACGGGACAAGATGAACCTGGAAAACATCCGTTCCAAATCCTGGCAGAATAAGTTGTCCGGATTGATGGAAGGGAAATAA
- a CDS encoding LysR family transcriptional regulator, producing MTNKRNSPQYPLKIDSKLVFLNKKKYNLLKCINDYGSIKQASQKAKISYRSALNYIKNLENDLDNSVVLTQLGGKGGGGMSKLTENGKKILEEYQKIDSFLNRRIDQGTLEKETSNLALERNFLKVPVMERFWF from the coding sequence TTGACAAATAAAAGGAATAGTCCCCAGTATCCGTTAAAAATTGATTCTAAATTAGTTTTTTTGAATAAAAAGAAATATAACCTTTTAAAATGTATCAATGATTATGGATCCATAAAACAGGCGTCACAAAAAGCAAAAATATCTTATAGAAGCGCCCTGAATTACATTAAAAATTTGGAAAATGATCTGGATAACTCTGTTGTTCTAACCCAGCTGGGAGGAAAAGGTGGTGGGGGTATGAGTAAACTGACTGAGAATGGCAAAAAAATTCTGGAAGAGTATCAAAAAATTGATAGTTTTTTAAACAGGCGAATTGATCAGGGCACCCTTGAAAAGGAAACTTCGAATCTGGCTCTGGAAAGGAATTTTTTAAAAGTCCCGGTAATGGAAAGATTCTGGTTTTAA
- a CDS encoding FmdE family protein, whose product MSKYQTLLEKVRDLHGEFCPGIVLGTRMCMLAMERLEMNPDTGNEDLVVYVEIDRCLPDAIQAITGCSLGNRRLKYSDYGKFIATFVDISSGKAVRVSALDDKIDSSQGFWTWLENILISTKPGNLTPEKEEIEFAAHRIYDIPDEELLLLEDVHLEIPENDMPGFPEHVAVCSTCGEHVVDFKEFNVDGRTICRSCTEKSVKLVVNQAYSNILNSEVKS is encoded by the coding sequence ATGAGCAAATACCAAACCCTCCTAGAAAAAGTACGGGATTTACATGGCGAATTCTGTCCAGGTATTGTTTTAGGAACCCGAATGTGTATGTTAGCCATGGAACGACTTGAAATGAATCCAGATACTGGTAATGAAGATCTGGTGGTATATGTGGAAATAGACCGTTGCCTCCCTGATGCTATACAGGCCATCACTGGATGCAGTCTGGGTAATCGCAGGCTGAAATACAGTGATTACGGTAAATTCATCGCCACCTTTGTGGATATTTCCAGTGGCAAAGCAGTTCGAGTTTCAGCCCTTGATGATAAAATTGATTCAAGCCAGGGCTTCTGGACCTGGCTTGAAAATATTCTGATTTCAACCAAACCCGGAAATTTAACCCCTGAAAAGGAAGAAATAGAATTTGCAGCCCATAGAATATATGATATACCTGATGAAGAGCTTCTCCTCCTGGAGGATGTTCATCTGGAAATACCTGAAAACGATATGCCTGGCTTTCCTGAGCATGTGGCTGTGTGTTCAACTTGTGGAGAACACGTAGTGGATTTTAAAGAGTTTAACGTGGATGGTAGAACTATCTGCAGATCATGCACCGAAAAAAGCGTTAAATTGGTGGTTAATCAAGCTTATTCAAACATTTTAAATTCTGAAGTGAAAAGTTGA